The sequence AGGGAAAGAGATTCTTTCCAACCCATTCTTGAATAAAGGAGTAGCTTTTACAAAAAAAGAAAGAGAAGAACTCGGATTGGAGGGTTTATTGCCTCCACATGTACTCACTCTCGAAGAACAGACGAAAAGGGTTTATGAACAGTACTCTGCCCGTACGACTAATCTGTTTAAAAATGGCCTTTTATATGATCTATATAACCGGAATGTTGTTCTTTTCTACAGTTTGCTGAGGGAACATTTAAGTGAAATGCTGCCGATTATCTACACTCCTACGGTAGGGGAAGCGATTGAGAAATACTCCCATGTATATCGCCGCCCGGGAGGCATGTATTTATCGATTGAAGATCCTCAGGGAATCGAAACAGCTTTTGTGAATCTTGGACAGCCCAAGAACGGAATTGACCTGATTGTCGTCACTGATTCTGAGAGTATCCTGGGCATTGGTGACCAGGGAGTCGGCGGGATCAATATTGCCATTGGTAAATTGGCAGTTTATACAGCGGCTGCAGGAATAGATCCTAGTCGGGTCCTCCCAGTTGTATTGGATACAGGGACGAACAACCAGGCTTTAATCGAAGATCCTTTTTATATTGGAAACAAGTTTCCGCGTGTCCGAGGGGAACGCTACGACGAGTTTATTGATTCATTTGTTTCAGCGGCAAAAAAGTTCTTCCCTGATGTACTCATTCACTGGGAGGACCTTGGCAATGTGAATGCCCGTACTATCCTGGAGAGATATGGTGAAAAAATCCTCACTTTCAATGACGATATACAGGGCACTGGAGCAGTCACGCTTGCAGCGGTTATGTCCGCACTCAGGGTAACCGGTGAATCTCTGAAGGATCAGAGAATAGTAGTTTTTGGCCCAGGAGCTGCAGGGATTGGCAATGCCGATCAAATAGCTGAGGCAATGATGATGGAAGGGTTGTCGAGGGAAGAGGCGTACGATCGTTTTTGGGCAGTTGACTACCGGGGGTTGTTAACTGACAATGTAACGGATGTCCTTAAGTTCCAAAAACCATACACACGGAAAAATGAAGAAGTGTTGGACTGGGAACGTACTGAAGACGGCATTATTACATTGATGGAAGTGGTTAGAAAAGTAAAGCCTACAATCCTGATTGGTACATCTGGACAAGCTGGGGCTTTTTCAGAGGAGATTGTAAAAGAGATGGCGAAGCATACAGAACGTCCTATCATAATGCCGATGTCTAATCCGACTGCATTAGCAGAGGCAGTACCAGCGGATTTGATTCAATGGACAGAAGGCAGGGTCCTAATTGCAACTGGCAGCCCTTTTGAAAATGTTGAATACAATGGTGTCAGCTATGAAATCGGCCAGTCGAATAATGCCTTTGTATTCCCAGGGTTAGGTCTAGGAGCAATCGTGGCCAAAGCGAAAATCATTTCCAGGGGAATGCTGGCCGCGGCTGCAAATGCTGTTGCCGAGATGTCATATAACCATAGACCCGGTGCACCGCTGCTGCCATCAATCAACAAATTAGGCGAGGTATCAGAATACGTTGCAATCGAAGTAGCCAGGGCAGCAATCTCAGAAGGCCTTTCAGGAGCAGAAATCAGTGATGTTGAGAAGACTGTTTCAGATGCAATGTGGAAACCGGAGTATAAAGAAGTAACAAGTGTGGCTATTTAAATGCTTAAAAAGGGCTGCTCAGGCAGCCTTTTTCTATAACTGGAAAACCTGAAAAAAGGGGATTTTCTAATTTTATAGAATTGAGTTAATAGTTAGAGTTCACAAGAATTGAGGTGGAAGTTCAGTGCTGAAAAATGAATTGACCGAACTTTTGAATATTGAATACCCGATTGTACAGGCACCAATGGCAGGAGGCATTACGACTTCACAACTGGTTTCAGGAGTCTCCAATTCAGGAGGATTGGGAATGGTGGGGGCAGGCTATCTGGCGCCGGATGCAATGCAGGAACAAATAAGGGAAGTTAAACTTCTGACAACCAAAAATTTCGGGATCAATCTATTTGTGCCGAATGAATTTCAGGTTACACAGGATGAAATTGATTCAGCTGAAAAAAAACTGAAACCGATTCGAGAACAGTTGAATTTACACAAAGAACAACAGCTGAAAATCCCAGACTACAGGCAGCATGCAGAAACATTCAATGATCTGATCAAGATTGTGATTGAAGAGGAAATCCCGGTTTGTTCCTTTACCTTTGGGCTGCCATCAAAGGAAGTTATTAGCGAGCTAAAAGCGAACAATATTATCTTATTGGGAACGGCAACGACAGTCAGGGAGGCAATTGAAGCTGAAAACAGCGGTATGGATGCTGTGGTTGTCCAAGGCAGTGAAGCGGGCGGCCACCGGGGGAACTTTATCAGCCGAGACAAAGATAGCTTAATTGGCCTGATGTCGCTCATCCCCCAGGTTGCTGACAATGTAAGAATCCCTGTGATAGCAGCAGGCGGCATCATGGATGGCAGGGGATTATTGGCATCCCTTTGCTTAGGTGCAAAAGCTGTCCAAATGGGCACCGCTTTTTTAACGTGCACGGAAAGCGGAGCCCATCAACTTTATAAACAAGCGATTTTGAGTGCCGGCGAAGATGAAATGGTATTAACCAATGCTTTCTCCGGCAAATGGGCAAGAGGCATAAAAAACCGGTTTATAGAAGAGATGCAGGAAGAAGGTGTGTCATTCCCTGAATTCCCAGTCCAAAATGCACTTACCCAACCAATCAGGAAAGCATCATCTGCCCAAAACAACCCGGAATATATGTCACTATGGTCCGGACAAAGCCCGAGACTTGCCAGAAATCAATCGGTTGAAGAGTTGATTAATAATATTATTCATGACGCAGAAAGGATTAATAGATAGGTTCAACTTGTGCAAAAAGGGTGAATTTATTAATAAGTCTTGACCTAGACTGCAGCCTGCCTGCAGTCTTTTTTTGATTGTTATGTATTAAAATTCATCAAAGATTAAATATAAAAGAATTCGTATTGAAGGATTAGAATTCTTTCACCATTTCAGCGGGAAACGACCGGCTTATTTTGCCATGATGTTTGCTAATCGACTGGAGGGTGAAGTCATCTCCCGGGGACCGGATCATTTTATGACACAAAATGACCGAGGCTATCAGCTGGTTCTAATGAATTGTAAAACGATAAATCCATACTACTCCATTGAGGAAGCATTTTTGCAAAAGCTGAATAAAGAAATCCTTGTTAAAATCACCGGGCTTGAAGCAGGGGAATATCAAATTCGGAAGCATATTTTTGACAAAGATCACGGGGCTTTATATACGAAATGGTGGAATTTAAACAGCAGATATGGAATCGATAGTGAAATAAATCGATTACATCAATAGGACAAGCCATCCAGACATTGAACTCTATGATGAAACCATCAAACAAGAATGGTCCTTTTATTCCTATTTAACCATTAATGCAATTCATTTTTTTGAAATAAGAAAAGCGATTTAATGCAGAAGGTCATTGCCGCGGAGGCAATGGCTTTTTGTATTTCAGCTTGGTCTTTTGGGAGTTTGTATTAGGGGGGTCAAATTTTGACCCCCTATTTTTGATGCGCAGAATCCATGGTGAAATATTTAACGATTTATAAAAAGTAATACAACAAATAATGACTCTTTATTTTGTTGGATCTGGCCTACAATTTTCTTATAGAAGCCAAGATGATTTTCAAATCCAGAAGGAAGGTGAACGCAGAACGAAAACTTACTTAATTGAATTAATTCAAATAGGAACAATACTATTAGTTGCCATTCTTGTGAATTAGGAGGTTATATTCATGGAGACAAGTTATAAAGGTACAAATAAAATGATCACAGGCATCGTGTTTGGTGTTATTACCTTCTGGCTGTTTGCTCAAGCGATTGTCAATGTCGTTCCAGCTGTTCAGCAGGATTTGGGTATATCAATTGGAACGGTGAACATTGCCATTAGTTTAACGGCATTGTTTTCTGGAATGTTTATCGTTGCCGCTGGGGGTCTTGCCGATAAAATTGGCAGAAAGAAAATTGCGTACATTGGTTTTATTTTAAGTATTGTCGGTTCTTTTTTCCTTGTTTTAGCTCAAGGGTCAGTAATGCTAATCGCTGGACGTATTATTCAAGGGATTTCAGCTGCATGTATCATGCCCTCAACGATTGCCTTGATGAAAGCTTACTTTGAAGGAAAAGATCGTCAGCGTGCATTAAGTTTTTGGTCCATTGGTTCATGGGGCGGATCAGGGATTGCCTCTTTTGCTGGCGGCGCCATTGCAACCTCAATGGGCTGGAGATGGATATTCATTTTTTCTATCATCTTTGCAGTGATTGGAATGTTCCTGCTGAAAGATACTCCAGAAAGTAAACAAGAATCTGAAGGCGATTTTAAATTCGATTACACAGGTTTATCACTTTTTATCATCACGATGATTGCCCTGAATGTCTTTATAAATTACGGATCAGATTTAGGATGGGCCAGCCCGCTTACATTTGGCCTTTTGGCAGTGACAATCATTGGTTTCATTTTGTTCATCAAAGTGGAAAGAAGTAAAGAGGTCGTACTGATTGATTTCGATGTCTTTAAAAATAAGCCTTATACGGGTGCGACAATTTCGAATTTCTTGCTTAACGCCATAGCAGGTACCCTGGTTGTTGCCAATACGTATGTACAAGTAGGCCGGGGATTTAGTTCCTTCCAGTCCGGTATGCTATCACTTGGTTATCTAGTCGCAGTGCTGGCGATGATTCGTGTGGGTGAAAAAATTCTCCAGAAGGTTGGTGCAAAATTACCTATGATTTGGGGAGCCTTCATTACAACAGTCGGTGTGGCAATGATGGGACTGACATTTTTGCCAGACCTTGCTTATACCATCACCGTGTTCATTGGATTTGCCTTATTCGGTCTTGGATTAGGGATCTATGCAACTCCATCAACAGATACTTCTGTATCCAATGCCCCGGCAGACAAGGTCGGTGAAGCAGCCGGGGTGTATAAGATGGCGAGCTCACTTGGCAGTGCATTCGGCGTTGCTATATCTGCAGCCGTCTACGGCGCAATCGCAGGAAATGGGAATCTAGAAACAGCAGCTTCCATTGGTATTACCGTAAACGTCATTTTCGGGATACTTTCGATTTTATCAATCATCTTCCTCGTACCTGGAGATGCTGGTAAGACTGCTCCTGCCAAAGGCTCCCGAACCAGCCAGAAACCAGTGGCAGAGTAAGGCTTATTAAACGCCACATTCAGTGGCATTTTTAAAAATTAGCCTCTATTAAAGCCCAATGTTGTTTTGCACCTGTTGATTGTAGTGGAAGGCGCGAAGACTCCTGCGGGCGCAGCTGGCCAGGTGAGACCCCGCAGGAGCAAAGCGGCGAGGAGGCTCAGCGCCAGCCCCGCGGAAAGCGAAGCGCCTGGAACGAAAATCAACAGTCTTGAACAGAGTCAAAAATTAAAGAAGGGATGATCGGATCATGAGAAAAAGATTAATGGAAATGCTTGAATCGCGTAAGGGTGAAATCATTGAAATACGCAGGCATCTCCACGAAAATCCTGAACTTTCTTTTGAAGAAGAAAAAACGGCTCAATATATATTAGATTTTTACAAAGGAAAAGATGTTGAAGTCCAATCGAATGTAGGGAACGGATACGGGATTATCGTCACTATAAAAGGTGGGAAACCCGGCAAAAACATTGGGTTGCGAGCAGATTTTGACGCTCTCCCAATCGTCGAGGAAGCGGATGTACCATTTAAATCGAAAAATGAGGGAATCATGCATGCGTGCGGACATGATGGTCATACGGCCTATTTGATGGTTTTAGCAGATTGCCTTATTCAATTAAAAGAGGAAATACCAGGCACAATTAAAATTATCCACCAGCATGCGGAAGAAGTGCCGCCAGGCGGGGCAAAAAGCATAGTAGATTCAGGCGTACTGGACGATTTAGATAATATCTTTGGCATCCATCTTCTGCCGATGGGTCCAGCAGGTGTTGTCGGATATCACTCTGGATATTCCTTTAACGGCAGGGCATACATGAAATTAAAGATTAATGGGAGAGGAGGGCATGGTTCTTCGCCTCATTTGGCGAACGATGCCATCGTCGCTGGTGCCCATTTTGTAACAGCCGTTCAGACAATCATCAGCCGCAGGTTAAGTCCCTTTGATATTGGGGTGATTACCATTGGGTCATTTGATGGAAAAGGAACTTTTAATGTCATTAAAGACAGTATTGAACTTGAAGGCGATATCCGATACATGACTGTTGAAACGAAAACTACTATTGAAAAAGAAGTGAAAAGGCTTGTTAAAGGAATCGAAGAAGAATTTGGCGTAAGCTGTGAACTGACTTATATAAATGATTATCCGCCATTATATAATGATCCAGCCGTAACAGCACAGGTTGCTGAGATTCTTAAGACTGCAAATGATAAAGATATAAAAGAAGTAAAGGAATTTCCAGCAATGGCGCCATCCGAAGACTTTGCTTACTATGCTGAAAAATTCCCTTCCTGTTTCTTTTACATCGCTTGTACGCCTAAAGGAGTAGACAATCCATATTTCAACCATCATCCGAAATTTGATATCGATGAAGATGCACTTCTTGTTGCAGCCAAAGCTGTAGGACATGTTGTTTGCGGTTATTATGAATTAGATTAGTGTGTGTTGGAAATGTCGTATTTTTTAGCAAAAAGAAAAAATCAGGAATAGGAGTGGGTGCTTATGACGTGGGAGATTCTTAACATCATTGGCACCCTTGCCTTTGCTATAAGTGGTGCCCTTGTCGCAAGGGAAGAAGATTATGATTTAATAGGAGTATACGTCCTGGGATTCACGACTGCCTTTGGCGGGGGGATGATTCGTAATCTGTTAATCGGACTGCCAATTGAACATATATGGAAACAGGAGTATTTATTTGAATTTGCCTTTTTGGCTATGACGATCGCGTTTGGCCTTCCAAATAAATGGATCGATCCTTTTAAAAAATCAGTGGTATTCTTTGATGCTATCGGTTTGGCCGCATTTGCCATTCAAGGGGCAAAGTATGCAGTGTCCATAGACGCCCCTTTAATAGCGGTCATTATTGCAGCTGTAATGACAGGAACCGGTGGCGGGATGATTCGTGATGTCTTTGCAGGACGGAAGCCAATGATTTTCCACTCGGAAATCTATGCTTTATGGGCTGCAATGGCGGGAATCACCATAGGATCAGGATTGGTTGAAGGACCGTATGCCACGCCTCTCCTCTTTATCGCCATCGTTCTCTTCCGAATCATCTCAGTCTACTTTAACTGGAATCTGCCACAGAACATCCAAAATAGAAATAGGAGTTTCGATAAATCATAGTTTGGATTTGAAAATAGTCCTTTCCCATTTGATGTTGGCATTTGGAAAGCTCACGAATGTGAGCTTTTTTTAATAGAATTCGTTCTTGCGCAGGAAAGTTTTTAGCCAATGCTGTAATGCTTCTAGTCATGCATGAAAGGCATTTAGTTATAGCACAAATCGGAAACAATGCAGATTACTTTATTTCTTCCTGAATCTACTCAGAAAATTCCTTTACAATTTCATGAAGTTTCTCAGGTCTTAAAAGTGATGATATGGATTCCTCAGTTTGAATGGTTAGGGCAGCACCGGCAAGACCTAATTGGCAACAGCCGATTAGAGGTTCTTTCATCATCATTCCGTAGATGGCACATGAAGCAAATGCATCATCAGCACCAGTGACATCAATAATCTCAGTTGTATATGGCGGCAAATGTCCGGATTCTTCAGCAGATGAGTAATACACACCTTGTTTGCCGAGTGTCACAATGATTTGTTTGACGCCACGCTGTCTAATCTTTTCACAGGCTATCTGGCATTCCTCGATGGAGTCTATCTTCATATTTGATAGTGTTTCGGCTTCTTCCCGGGTCGGAAGCAGCAGTTCTACTCCGTCAAGACTCATAGGGAGTTTTTGTGCCTTCGTTGAAGAAACTGGGTCAATATATAAAGGAATATTTTCATCCCTGCAACGTTTAATGATATAACTAATACTATCCTCAGGAATATTCGTATCCAGAAAAACAGCTTGTGAGGCAGCGATCTGGGACCATTTTTCCTCAAACATTGTTGCTGTTATTTTTTCATAAATAGTCATGTCAGCCATTGCCACAATACTTGCACCATCCACATCTATCAAGGTTGTGTAAGTGCCTGTTCGTTCCATTGGCAGAACCCATACTTGACTGATATCGACGCCGACACTTTTCGTCTCCTTCAATAACCAGTTTCCTTCTTTGTCCTCTCCAACACATGCAATAAGAGATGTGCTGACGCCGAGCCTGCTTAAATTTTCGGCAAAATTGCGTGCTACGCCACCACATGTTTCGGTAATTCTCACTGGATTTGACGAATATAAACGTACCTTTTGATTCGTCCGTGCTTTCCGGTCAGTGTTTGCCCCTCCGATGCACACAATTGACGATTCATCTCCAAGGATATAACCTCGCCCTTTGATCTCTCCGCGTCTTGTCAGGTTGGCGATATAATTAGCAACAGCAGGTCGAGATAACCCTACTTTGCTTGATAATTCCTGCTGTGAAATAAAAGGATTCATTCTTATGTGATGTAATATTTGCTTCTCTTTATCCATGAAACAACCCCGCTTCCCGATATAATCTCTTTAGACGCTCCAAGCTTATCCGGATTTTTCAAAGTATTGATTAATCAATATGCCGCCAACAACCTTTTTTGCTCTGACAAAAAAGTCCGAGCAGGTTGCATATTAGGATAGTTGTCTTAATCCTTCCATTATAACTAAAAAACAAACTGCAAAAAAGCCCATGAAAAACGGGGCTGGAAATCATGTTTTTACAGAAAAGAGGATAGATTAATAGAATTCTATTCTTTCAAACTCATTGACAAATGAAAAAGAAAGCGTATACTAAACATATGTTTATAAAATAAACAAAAGTTTTGAATGTGGGAAGGGGGGATAACATGACGAAGGAACTGGCAGATATGGTAAATGAAAAAAATCCTATTATTTGCGTTGGCGGAGCTAATATTGATCGAAAGTTTTATGCCCAATTTGACATCACTAACGAAACTTCCAATCCAGTTAA comes from Mesobacillus jeotgali and encodes:
- a CDS encoding NAD-dependent malic enzyme: MATTDNTNMIQTNLKGKEILSNPFLNKGVAFTKKEREELGLEGLLPPHVLTLEEQTKRVYEQYSARTTNLFKNGLLYDLYNRNVVLFYSLLREHLSEMLPIIYTPTVGEAIEKYSHVYRRPGGMYLSIEDPQGIETAFVNLGQPKNGIDLIVVTDSESILGIGDQGVGGINIAIGKLAVYTAAAGIDPSRVLPVVLDTGTNNQALIEDPFYIGNKFPRVRGERYDEFIDSFVSAAKKFFPDVLIHWEDLGNVNARTILERYGEKILTFNDDIQGTGAVTLAAVMSALRVTGESLKDQRIVVFGPGAAGIGNADQIAEAMMMEGLSREEAYDRFWAVDYRGLLTDNVTDVLKFQKPYTRKNEEVLDWERTEDGIITLMEVVRKVKPTILIGTSGQAGAFSEEIVKEMAKHTERPIIMPMSNPTALAEAVPADLIQWTEGRVLIATGSPFENVEYNGVSYEIGQSNNAFVFPGLGLGAIVAKAKIISRGMLAAAANAVAEMSYNHRPGAPLLPSINKLGEVSEYVAIEVARAAISEGLSGAEISDVEKTVSDAMWKPEYKEVTSVAI
- a CDS encoding NAD(P)H-dependent flavin oxidoreductase, which codes for MLKNELTELLNIEYPIVQAPMAGGITTSQLVSGVSNSGGLGMVGAGYLAPDAMQEQIREVKLLTTKNFGINLFVPNEFQVTQDEIDSAEKKLKPIREQLNLHKEQQLKIPDYRQHAETFNDLIKIVIEEEIPVCSFTFGLPSKEVISELKANNIILLGTATTVREAIEAENSGMDAVVVQGSEAGGHRGNFISRDKDSLIGLMSLIPQVADNVRIPVIAAGGIMDGRGLLASLCLGAKAVQMGTAFLTCTESGAHQLYKQAILSAGEDEMVLTNAFSGKWARGIKNRFIEEMQEEGVSFPEFPVQNALTQPIRKASSAQNNPEYMSLWSGQSPRLARNQSVEELINNIIHDAERINR
- a CDS encoding MFS transporter, with protein sequence METSYKGTNKMITGIVFGVITFWLFAQAIVNVVPAVQQDLGISIGTVNIAISLTALFSGMFIVAAGGLADKIGRKKIAYIGFILSIVGSFFLVLAQGSVMLIAGRIIQGISAACIMPSTIALMKAYFEGKDRQRALSFWSIGSWGGSGIASFAGGAIATSMGWRWIFIFSIIFAVIGMFLLKDTPESKQESEGDFKFDYTGLSLFIITMIALNVFINYGSDLGWASPLTFGLLAVTIIGFILFIKVERSKEVVLIDFDVFKNKPYTGATISNFLLNAIAGTLVVANTYVQVGRGFSSFQSGMLSLGYLVAVLAMIRVGEKILQKVGAKLPMIWGAFITTVGVAMMGLTFLPDLAYTITVFIGFALFGLGLGIYATPSTDTSVSNAPADKVGEAAGVYKMASSLGSAFGVAISAAVYGAIAGNGNLETAASIGITVNVIFGILSILSIIFLVPGDAGKTAPAKGSRTSQKPVAE
- a CDS encoding amidohydrolase; amino-acid sequence: MRKRLMEMLESRKGEIIEIRRHLHENPELSFEEEKTAQYILDFYKGKDVEVQSNVGNGYGIIVTIKGGKPGKNIGLRADFDALPIVEEADVPFKSKNEGIMHACGHDGHTAYLMVLADCLIQLKEEIPGTIKIIHQHAEEVPPGGAKSIVDSGVLDDLDNIFGIHLLPMGPAGVVGYHSGYSFNGRAYMKLKINGRGGHGSSPHLANDAIVAGAHFVTAVQTIISRRLSPFDIGVITIGSFDGKGTFNVIKDSIELEGDIRYMTVETKTTIEKEVKRLVKGIEEEFGVSCELTYINDYPPLYNDPAVTAQVAEILKTANDKDIKEVKEFPAMAPSEDFAYYAEKFPSCFFYIACTPKGVDNPYFNHHPKFDIDEDALLVAAKAVGHVVCGYYELD
- a CDS encoding trimeric intracellular cation channel family protein, with the translated sequence MTWEILNIIGTLAFAISGALVAREEDYDLIGVYVLGFTTAFGGGMIRNLLIGLPIEHIWKQEYLFEFAFLAMTIAFGLPNKWIDPFKKSVVFFDAIGLAAFAIQGAKYAVSIDAPLIAVIIAAVMTGTGGGMIRDVFAGRKPMIFHSEIYALWAAMAGITIGSGLVEGPYATPLLFIAIVLFRIISVYFNWNLPQNIQNRNRSFDKS
- a CDS encoding carbohydrate kinase codes for the protein MDKEKQILHHIRMNPFISQQELSSKVGLSRPAVANYIANLTRRGEIKGRGYILGDESSIVCIGGANTDRKARTNQKVRLYSSNPVRITETCGGVARNFAENLSRLGVSTSLIACVGEDKEGNWLLKETKSVGVDISQVWVLPMERTGTYTTLIDVDGASIVAMADMTIYEKITATMFEEKWSQIAASQAVFLDTNIPEDSISYIIKRCRDENIPLYIDPVSSTKAQKLPMSLDGVELLLPTREEAETLSNMKIDSIEECQIACEKIRQRGVKQIIVTLGKQGVYYSSAEESGHLPPYTTEIIDVTGADDAFASCAIYGMMMKEPLIGCCQLGLAGAALTIQTEESISSLLRPEKLHEIVKEFSE